In Oscillospiraceae bacterium, the genomic window TGACCCACTTGACAGAATCCTTATAATAAGCACCAGAGGCGTCCATCAGCGGGTTGGAGCTGCTGATGGTGCGCTGCTCGCTGTGGAAATTCGTCTGGCCCAGCGTATAGGTGGTGGAACCGGCCACCTGCGCAAAGGTCTCGTTGGCCGCGCAGGCCGCCGCGATCTTTGCCATGTCCTCTGCCGAGGCCACATTGCCGTAATCGTACAGGCCGTGGGCGCAGGTAAAGGTGGCACTGGTGCAGCCCAGCTCGGCGGCACGGGCGTTCATCTGCTGGATGAAGGCATTCAGGCTGCCGCCCACGTCCCAGGCGATGACGCTGGCCGCGTCGTTGGCACTGGTGATGAGCAGGGCGTTCAGCAGGTCGATGCGGCGCACCGTTTCCCCGATGCGCAGGCCCATGGTGGTGCCGTTGGCGTTCTGGATGTCCTTGAACTCCTGCGTCAGGTCGGTGGGCACCGTGACCTCACCGTTCAGGTCCTTGCCGCTTTCCAGCAGCAGCAGGGCCGTCATCATCTTGGTCAGGCTGGCTACATAGCGGGGCTGGTCGGCATTCTGGGTCAGCAGCGTCTTGCCGGTATCGGCATTGAACAGGTACACGGCCTCGGTCTCGGTTGCAGTCTGGATGGGCATGGGGTATACTGCAAATACCGGCAGCACTGCACTGACGGCGACCGCCAGCGTAAGCACCAGCGCCGCCAACCGGCGGCAGAACGTGTTGTGAAGCATGAAGGTACCCCCTTGAATCCCGCTCCGGCAAAACCGGTGCGCACATTTTTGTTCCTTACTTATAAGAATACCATAAACGAACCAAAAGAGAAAGGTGGTTTTTCACAATGTTCCTGTCCTTTTGTGGAAAAAGTCCCCGCAACGAAGGCGCGGCCTTTGTGGCTCCCAACGCTACCGTGCAGGGCGATGTGGTGCTGAAGCCCGGCTCCACCGTGTGGTACGGGGCCGTGCTGCGCGGCGACGACGGTACCCTGACCCTCGGCGAGAACAGCAACGTGCAGGACAATGCCGTGCTGCACTGCGACGTAGGCGGGGCCGTGACCCTGGGCCGCAGCGTCACCGTGGGCCACAGCGCCGTGGTACATGGCTGCACCGTGGGCGACGGCACCCTGATCGGGATGCACGCCACCCTGCTGAACCACTGCGTGGTGGGCAAAAACTGCATCATCGGGGCCGGTGCCCTGGTGCCGGAAGGCATGGTCATCCCGGACGGATCGGTGGCCGTGGGCGTCCCTGCCCGGGTGATCAAACCCGTGACCGAGGCACAGATCGAAGCCAACCTGCGCAACGCAGAGCACTATGTGGAGCACGGCAAAGTGCACGCACAGGAACTGAAAATCACAGCAGATTGACCAATTTTTGCGGCATTGCAAGGATCATGTTGCATTTCAGTTGCACATCGTGTATGATAAAAGCAGGTAATATCTGCTTGATTTCCGAGAGGAGGATGTTTATGTCCTGTAAAATTTCCCGCCGCAGCTTCCTGAAAGTTTCCGGCTGCCTGATGCTCGGCTCTGCGGTATCCGGCCTGCTTTGCGGCGCAGGCGACCCTGTGGAGGGCGGCGCTGCCGTGCCCACGGTAGGCGGCCTGCGGGTGAATTACGTCCGTGCCTTTGCCAAGGATTACGGAAATAATTTCCGGCAGATGGAGATCC contains:
- a CDS encoding serine hydrolase, whose product is MLHNTFCRRLAALVLTLAVAVSAVLPVFAVYPMPIQTATETEAVYLFNADTGKTLLTQNADQPRYVASLTKMMTALLLLESGKDLNGEVTVPTDLTQEFKDIQNANGTTMGLRIGETVRRIDLLNALLITSANDAASVIAWDVGGSLNAFIQQMNARAAELGCTSATFTCAHGLYDYGNVASAEDMAKIAAACAANETFAQVAGSTTYTLGQTNFHSEQRTISSSNPLMDASGAYYKDSVKWVKGGFTTLAGRCAVALAQKDGHTYGLVILGSDSNEHLYSECDELFDWAFASFADRPLVDTQTVVTTVDLTKCRTHPEVELYAAAPVSGYGHADDKVSYSFDLPESVSATVKNGQKLGTATVYLDGCEVGQVDLVTHQEYVSDFRTDSRSTLLLLAALAVILLVLSVVTLACGGGSLNLNRRRRMKRRR
- a CDS encoding gamma carbonic anhydrase family protein, translating into MFLSFCGKSPRNEGAAFVAPNATVQGDVVLKPGSTVWYGAVLRGDDGTLTLGENSNVQDNAVLHCDVGGAVTLGRSVTVGHSAVVHGCTVGDGTLIGMHATLLNHCVVGKNCIIGAGALVPEGMVIPDGSVAVGVPARVIKPVTEAQIEANLRNAEHYVEHGKVHAQELKITAD